Proteins from a single region of Dyadobacter fanqingshengii:
- a CDS encoding RagB/SusD family nutrient uptake outer membrane protein — protein MKTTLLKYLLSIGLAIGIVTACKDSFLSKDPQGQYSPTALKTPSGVEGLLIGAYAMIDGQGLDGQDSWNNDIQSWVFGGLASDDSYKGTDAGDQPEQSFIEKYDFQPTNNHIKNKWRGLYKGVARTNDVINTLEEVPEVAEARRKQIIAEARFLRGLFHFEAKKMWKTIPYIDETIYKLDELESTKIPNDKDVWPMIEADFKAASEGLPETQSQVGRPTKWAALAFLGKTYMYQGWNVTTGAPNTAVLTKAKPIFEQIIASGKFSLAPKFEDNFLIATRNNKESIFEIQYSVSSASGDAADAGVGLAHPYIDPWGCCGFYQPSQNLVNAFKTSATGLPLLDTFNDTDVKNDQGLKYTDPFEPYTGPLDPRLDQTVGRRGILFKDFKIHGSDFIRDQTYAGPYSPKKHISEKAGFGINGWGNLSSNNYRIMRYGMILLWLAEVEVELGNLENARKLVNQIRTRAANPGGFVKKAIQGSKSRDDYTVTNEPAANYVIKTYDQPWADAATARKAVRFESRLEYAMEGHRFFDLQRWGIAAETLNKYVTVESAKRVYKKGAVFTKGKNEYFPIPQEAIDRSYKAGTATLVQDPAYK, from the coding sequence ATGAAGACGACATTATTAAAATATCTGCTTTCCATTGGCCTGGCGATCGGGATCGTGACGGCTTGTAAGGATTCGTTTCTTTCAAAAGATCCGCAAGGACAATATAGCCCTACCGCGCTGAAAACGCCCAGCGGAGTGGAAGGTTTGCTTATTGGCGCCTATGCGATGATTGATGGCCAGGGCTTGGACGGACAAGACTCGTGGAACAATGATATACAAAGCTGGGTGTTCGGCGGATTGGCCTCGGATGATTCTTACAAAGGGACTGATGCAGGTGACCAGCCCGAACAGTCTTTCATTGAAAAATATGACTTCCAGCCGACCAATAATCACATCAAAAACAAATGGCGCGGGCTTTACAAAGGCGTAGCACGTACAAATGACGTGATCAATACGCTGGAGGAAGTTCCGGAAGTGGCTGAGGCAAGAAGGAAACAGATCATTGCCGAAGCCCGGTTTCTGCGCGGCCTTTTCCATTTTGAAGCCAAAAAAATGTGGAAGACGATTCCGTATATTGATGAGACGATCTATAAGCTGGACGAACTGGAAAGTACCAAAATTCCGAATGATAAGGACGTTTGGCCCATGATCGAAGCTGATTTCAAAGCTGCTTCCGAAGGCTTGCCCGAAACGCAGTCGCAAGTAGGGCGTCCCACGAAATGGGCTGCGCTCGCGTTTCTCGGTAAAACTTATATGTATCAAGGCTGGAATGTGACTACGGGCGCTCCTAACACAGCCGTTTTAACAAAAGCGAAGCCAATTTTCGAACAGATCATTGCATCAGGCAAGTTTTCGCTGGCACCGAAGTTCGAGGATAATTTCCTGATCGCAACCCGAAATAACAAGGAGTCGATTTTTGAGATACAATATTCAGTATCAAGTGCTTCCGGCGATGCGGCGGATGCGGGCGTGGGTTTGGCGCACCCCTACATAGATCCCTGGGGTTGCTGCGGATTTTATCAGCCATCTCAAAATCTGGTCAATGCATTCAAAACCAGCGCAACGGGCCTGCCATTATTGGATACATTCAATGATACGGATGTGAAAAACGATCAGGGTTTGAAATACACCGATCCATTTGAGCCTTACACCGGGCCGCTGGATCCGCGTCTGGACCAAACCGTTGGCCGGAGAGGGATTTTGTTCAAAGATTTCAAAATTCACGGAAGCGACTTCATCCGCGACCAGACTTATGCAGGGCCCTATTCACCCAAAAAACACATTTCTGAAAAAGCCGGATTTGGGATCAACGGTTGGGGTAATTTGTCCAGCAACAACTATCGCATTATGCGTTATGGAATGATATTGCTTTGGCTTGCAGAAGTTGAAGTAGAATTAGGGAACCTCGAAAATGCCAGAAAACTGGTCAATCAAATCCGCACCCGCGCTGCGAACCCCGGCGGTTTTGTGAAAAAAGCAATTCAGGGAAGCAAATCACGTGACGACTACACCGTTACAAACGAGCCGGCTGCTAATTATGTGATCAAAACCTACGATCAGCCCTGGGCGGATGCCGCCACTGCTCGCAAAGCGGTTCGTTTTGAGTCCCGTCTGGAATATGCCATGGAAGGCCACCGGTTTTTTGACTTGCAAAGATGGGGCATAGCCGCTGAAACATTGAACAAATATGTGACAGTGGAATCAGCAAAACGGGTTTACAAGAAGGGAGCTGTTTTTACAAAGGGTAAAAATGAATATTTCCCCATCCCGCAGGAAGCGATCGACCGTTCGTATAAGGCAGGAACTGCAACACTTGTTCAGGATCCGGCCTATAAATAG
- a CDS encoding SusC/RagA family TonB-linked outer membrane protein: MKQNYLLLGSRLILSTLLFLLCQNVFSQDLTITGKVMDEQSGSSLPGASVTLKGSTSVGVTTDADGKYSIKVPSSAQSIVISFIGYTAKEVAIGNRSVIDIALLSDVSALEEVIVTGYGSQSKRDITGSVTTVNAKDLQSVPATTFAQQLQGRASGLNIVNDATPGGNATVRIRGFGTIGNNDPLFIIDGVPTENQGNLNPNDIETIQILKDASSASIYGSRAANGVVIITTKRGKIGKPVISFNAYYGTQKTYKDAEALNAEELGKYLYLADKYAGKTPSHGQYTFGPNGEVTIPDYVFPSKGKEGTAEVDPAKYSLIPGNIYAITKAADTDWWNELTTTAPIQNYQISASGGTENSRYALSIGYFSQDGVVKFIGYDRYTIRANTEFSALGKKLRVGENLAVSFDNRKGGFGNNQEQNAVSGSYKHHPLLPIYDIAGNFAGSRGANLGNNSNPYATLYREKDNTTYRLRAFGNVYGEFDIIPNLTIKTSLGIDGVSQRGRYIGRANPEYVEGSFNNGSTSTDYYSYQWVWTNTLSYSRNFGTNHKVDAYIGMEAIREFAEEFGAARSGYAFEIPSIINYLNLGDATKATNYGGVNRDYSLYSQFGKVNYAYADKYLLQFILRNDASSRFQAASRSALFPAFSVGWRLSEENFMKEFGFINDLKIRYGWGKTGNQKIGDYNAFTTYRADIFHAGYPIDGSPSQPTIGYDASSFGNPNAKWETTTSNNLGLDATFLNDALTFEIDFWNRKTADMLFSTPITFTAGDANAPSFNVGAMTNKGIDLGISYRNTLMKGDFRYGLSANYSMYRNTVDKLDESANTKYFGAGSRVPAVTLTQAGLPLSSYYGYKVLGIFQSDEEAKAWAPYEKYNKAGKFKMADINGDGKITDDDRTVIGNPHPDFVYGINLNLGYKAFDLTVFGNGVVGNEIFNYLRYFTDFNTFQGNRAKRALYDAWQPDHKEGTVPIMDADDQISSRPSSYLVEKGTYFRLKNVQLTYTLPKVASAKIGFSNAQIYVQGQNMLTVTKYTGLNPEVQSNSQPGQDNTLGFDGGFMPVSRTFLVGLNFSF, from the coding sequence ATGAAACAAAATTACCTTCTCCTGGGAAGCAGGCTGATCTTAAGTACACTTCTGTTCCTCCTCTGTCAAAATGTATTTTCCCAAGATTTAACCATTACAGGGAAAGTAATGGACGAACAATCGGGTTCCAGCCTACCCGGCGCTTCGGTTACCTTAAAGGGTTCTACGAGTGTTGGTGTTACCACGGATGCGGACGGAAAGTATTCCATCAAAGTGCCGTCCAGCGCGCAATCTATCGTGATTTCTTTTATTGGCTACACTGCAAAAGAAGTCGCAATCGGTAACAGATCCGTTATCGATATCGCCCTTTTAAGCGATGTGAGTGCATTGGAAGAAGTAATTGTAACCGGCTACGGCTCGCAATCCAAGCGCGACATTACGGGTTCTGTAACGACGGTTAACGCAAAAGACCTTCAATCTGTGCCGGCTACCACATTTGCCCAGCAATTACAAGGACGTGCGTCCGGCCTCAACATTGTGAATGACGCCACGCCGGGCGGTAATGCCACGGTGCGTATACGGGGCTTCGGTACAATTGGTAACAATGATCCGTTATTTATTATTGATGGCGTGCCCACAGAAAACCAGGGTAACCTCAATCCTAACGACATTGAAACCATTCAAATCCTGAAAGATGCCTCATCGGCGTCCATTTATGGTTCCCGCGCGGCAAACGGCGTTGTGATCATCACAACAAAACGCGGCAAGATCGGCAAGCCGGTTATCTCATTCAATGCTTATTACGGAACGCAAAAAACCTACAAAGATGCCGAAGCGCTGAATGCGGAGGAATTGGGAAAATATTTATATCTGGCAGATAAATATGCTGGAAAAACGCCTTCACACGGGCAATATACATTCGGCCCGAATGGAGAAGTGACTATTCCTGATTATGTGTTTCCGAGCAAAGGAAAAGAAGGCACTGCGGAAGTTGATCCGGCTAAATATTCCCTGATTCCGGGCAACATTTACGCCATTACAAAAGCTGCCGACACCGATTGGTGGAACGAGCTGACAACCACTGCGCCCATTCAAAATTACCAGATCTCAGCCTCCGGCGGAACGGAAAACAGTCGCTACGCGCTGTCAATTGGCTATTTCAGTCAGGATGGGGTTGTGAAATTCATTGGTTATGACCGTTACACCATTCGTGCTAACACGGAATTTTCTGCTTTGGGCAAAAAGCTTCGGGTAGGAGAGAACCTGGCGGTTTCATTTGATAACAGAAAAGGAGGATTTGGTAACAACCAGGAACAGAACGCGGTTTCGGGAAGTTACAAACACCATCCGCTGCTTCCGATTTACGACATAGCTGGAAATTTTGCAGGATCAAGAGGAGCGAACCTGGGGAATAACTCCAACCCCTATGCAACGCTTTACCGTGAAAAAGACAACACAACATATCGCCTCAGGGCATTTGGTAACGTTTATGGTGAGTTTGACATTATTCCGAACCTGACCATTAAAACAAGTCTTGGTATCGACGGTGTAAGCCAGAGAGGTCGCTATATCGGTCGTGCTAACCCTGAATATGTGGAAGGAAGCTTCAACAATGGTTCCACCTCAACGGATTATTATTCCTATCAATGGGTTTGGACCAACACATTGAGCTATTCGCGCAATTTTGGAACAAATCACAAAGTGGATGCTTACATTGGTATGGAAGCCATCCGTGAATTTGCAGAGGAATTTGGTGCAGCCCGTTCAGGATATGCATTTGAAATTCCTTCAATCATTAATTACTTAAATCTTGGGGATGCAACGAAAGCCACCAATTATGGCGGTGTAAACCGGGATTACAGCCTTTACTCGCAGTTTGGAAAAGTTAACTACGCGTATGCCGACAAATATCTGTTGCAGTTCATTTTGAGAAATGATGCTTCATCACGTTTCCAGGCAGCTTCCAGAAGTGCACTATTTCCTGCATTCAGCGTTGGATGGCGGTTGTCTGAGGAAAATTTCATGAAGGAATTCGGGTTTATCAATGACTTGAAAATTCGCTACGGATGGGGTAAAACAGGTAACCAAAAAATCGGGGACTACAATGCGTTTACAACTTATCGTGCGGACATTTTCCACGCAGGTTATCCTATCGACGGTTCACCAAGCCAGCCAACCATTGGTTATGATGCATCATCATTTGGTAATCCCAATGCAAAATGGGAAACAACAACTTCCAACAACTTAGGTCTGGACGCAACATTCCTGAACGACGCATTAACATTTGAGATTGACTTCTGGAACAGAAAAACAGCTGATATGCTGTTCTCGACGCCAATCACATTCACAGCCGGTGACGCCAATGCGCCATCATTCAATGTGGGAGCGATGACGAATAAGGGAATTGACCTCGGAATCAGCTATCGGAATACATTGATGAAAGGTGATTTCCGTTACGGTTTGTCGGCAAACTATTCCATGTACAGAAACACGGTGGATAAGCTGGACGAAAGCGCCAACACCAAATATTTTGGTGCCGGGTCGCGCGTTCCTGCCGTAACATTGACACAGGCCGGGCTGCCACTGTCTTCCTATTATGGTTATAAAGTGTTAGGGATTTTCCAATCGGACGAAGAGGCGAAAGCGTGGGCTCCTTACGAGAAATATAACAAGGCAGGGAAATTCAAAATGGCCGATATCAATGGTGACGGAAAGATCACAGATGACGACCGGACCGTAATCGGCAACCCCCACCCTGATTTTGTTTATGGCATAAACCTGAATTTGGGTTATAAAGCTTTTGATCTCACCGTCTTTGGTAATGGTGTTGTTGGAAATGAAATATTCAACTATCTGCGTTATTTCACCGATTTCAACACTTTCCAAGGCAATCGTGCGAAGCGCGCGCTTTATGACGCATGGCAGCCGGACCATAAGGAAGGCACTGTGCCGATTATGGATGCGGACGACCAGATCAGCAGCCGCCCTTCAAGCTATCTCGTTGAAAAGGGCACATATTTCCGTCTCAAAAATGTTCAGCTGACCTACACATTACCAAAAGTTGCATCGGCGAAAATCGGGTTCAGCAACGCGCAGATCTACGTTCAGGGCCAGAATATGCTTACCGTGACAAAGTATACAGGTTTGAATCCGGAAGTTCAGAGCAACAGCCAGCCGGGACAAGACAACACGCTCGGCTTTGACGGTGGTTTTATGCCCGTTTCCCGGACATTCCTGGTCGGGCTGAATTTCTCGTTCTAA
- a CDS encoding FG-GAP-like repeat-containing protein: protein MNPLLRLKYLLPALLVAALLTSCNKKLKTFTQLDSDETGIQFSNRIAENDTMNILAFEYVYNGGGVALGDFNNDSLPDVYFTGNSVDNKLYLNKGDFKFEDVTQKAGVEAKDKWATGVALIDINADNLLDIYVCASVREVAKERENLLYVNQGLDENKVPVFKEMGKEYGVADTTHTTNAAFLDYDNDGDLDLFLLVNEMDDNNFPNKYHRKIVDGSSRRTDRLYRNDWDEKLKHPVFTNVSKEAGILIEGYGLGVNVTDINQDGYKDIYVTNDYLTNDLLYINNGNGTFTDKAPSSFKHTSHSAMGNDVADINNDGLVDVIAVDMMPATNRRKKMMTPSNSYVTYQNNELFGYQYQVARNTLQLNLGSVDGKSKNPVFSEIGLLSGIAETDWSWTPMVTDFDNDGMRDMIVTNGFPKDITDLDFIAYRNEVSSVMEPMMMLDYIPAVKIANFAFKNKGNLGFEDVSENWGLEATSFSNGAAYADLDNDGDLDFVVNNINDSAFVYRNNSIQIKPEESNYLRIAFKGSRYNKAGIGAIAEITYADTMRQISENSPYRGYLSTIEPYVHFGTGKTRKIDQVKVTWPGGKSQIMKDVKANQVITFKEADAKNTIESHQNDISVTALFTDITSNINLPYRHQETDIIDFNIQKLLPHKMSQFGPAMAAGDVNGDGLDDIFIGGAMHYKGRFLMQQTNGKFQVSDLLPGVEGITKETEDMGVLLFDADNDKDLDLCIVSGSYEIRADTPGLKTLFYINDGKGKFSLDTAALPQFLVNGSCIKAVDYDKDGDLDLFIGGRVESGAYPKPVSSHILRNDTQSSTIKFSDVTKAIVPELVNLGLVCDALWTDYDNDGWVDLLVAGEWMPLTFFKNDKGKFKITPSGLEDKKGWWGSLTAGDFDNDGDMDYMAGNLGINSLARASEKQPVNMYAKDFNNDGYFDAIPTVFYKADDNTYKEFPYNTRDDMGKQIIQVRQRFQEYNKFAQVGLTDILKPEELKDALHVSATWMKSSYIENLGNGKFAVHELPVQAQVAPIFGMIADDFDQDGNLDVLLTGNDYGSEVSVGRYDAFYGLVLKGNGKGAFKPTTLAQSGYASMGNAKGLVKLASSGNNWITATSQNRDSVRFHQIRKEAAKFPLMPTETTVLLKLKGGKTRREELGYGSSFLSQSSHMLFLPAYAEQAIAIDSKGSQRKLK from the coding sequence ATGAATCCACTTTTACGCTTAAAGTATCTATTGCCGGCATTGCTGGTTGCAGCCCTGCTCACTTCCTGCAACAAAAAACTGAAAACATTCACGCAGCTCGACAGCGATGAAACGGGGATTCAGTTTTCAAATCGCATCGCGGAAAATGATACAATGAACATTCTGGCGTTTGAGTATGTGTATAATGGCGGTGGCGTAGCACTGGGCGACTTCAATAATGACAGCCTGCCCGATGTTTACTTTACCGGAAACTCGGTCGACAATAAATTATATCTTAATAAAGGTGATTTCAAATTCGAAGACGTCACACAGAAGGCGGGTGTGGAAGCCAAAGATAAGTGGGCAACCGGCGTAGCGCTGATCGATATCAATGCGGATAATTTGCTGGACATTTATGTATGCGCTTCCGTGCGCGAAGTGGCGAAAGAGCGTGAAAATCTGCTTTATGTAAATCAGGGACTGGACGAAAACAAAGTTCCGGTTTTTAAAGAAATGGGTAAGGAATACGGAGTTGCAGACACTACGCACACAACCAACGCCGCTTTTCTGGATTATGACAATGATGGCGATCTGGACCTGTTTTTGCTCGTTAATGAGATGGATGATAATAATTTTCCTAATAAATACCACAGAAAGATCGTAGACGGATCATCCAGAAGAACGGACCGGCTGTATCGAAATGATTGGGATGAAAAATTAAAACACCCCGTTTTTACCAATGTTTCAAAAGAAGCAGGAATTCTCATTGAAGGTTACGGCCTGGGCGTGAATGTGACCGACATTAATCAGGACGGGTATAAGGACATTTATGTTACCAATGATTATCTGACCAATGACCTGTTGTACATTAACAATGGTAACGGCACATTCACCGACAAAGCACCTTCCTCATTCAAGCACACTTCCCATTCTGCAATGGGTAATGACGTTGCCGATATCAATAATGATGGTCTCGTGGATGTAATTGCGGTAGATATGATGCCTGCAACCAACCGGAGAAAGAAGATGATGACGCCATCGAACAGTTACGTTACTTACCAGAACAACGAGCTTTTCGGTTACCAATATCAGGTCGCGAGAAACACATTACAGTTAAATCTGGGATCGGTTGATGGCAAAAGCAAGAATCCCGTTTTCAGTGAAATTGGTTTATTAAGCGGCATAGCCGAAACCGATTGGAGCTGGACACCTATGGTCACGGATTTTGACAATGACGGCATGCGGGACATGATTGTGACCAACGGTTTTCCCAAAGACATTACGGACCTCGACTTCATTGCTTACCGGAACGAAGTGTCGAGTGTTATGGAGCCTATGATGATGCTGGATTACATTCCAGCCGTCAAGATTGCCAATTTTGCGTTCAAGAATAAAGGGAACCTTGGTTTCGAAGATGTGTCCGAGAATTGGGGGCTGGAAGCGACAAGCTTCTCCAATGGCGCTGCCTATGCAGACCTGGACAATGACGGAGACCTGGATTTTGTGGTGAATAACATCAACGATTCTGCATTTGTCTACCGGAATAACAGCATTCAGATCAAGCCGGAGGAAAGCAACTATTTGCGTATCGCGTTCAAAGGAAGCCGTTACAACAAGGCAGGCATAGGAGCCATTGCTGAGATCACCTACGCAGATACGATGAGACAGATTTCCGAAAATTCACCTTATAGGGGTTATCTGTCGACCATTGAACCTTACGTTCATTTTGGAACAGGAAAAACCAGGAAAATAGATCAGGTAAAAGTGACCTGGCCGGGCGGCAAATCACAGATCATGAAAGATGTGAAAGCCAACCAGGTAATTACTTTCAAAGAAGCCGATGCGAAGAACACCATTGAATCGCATCAAAATGACATTTCGGTAACTGCTCTGTTTACAGACATTACATCAAACATTAACCTTCCTTACAGACACCAGGAAACGGATATCATTGATTTCAATATACAAAAACTGCTTCCCCACAAAATGTCACAATTCGGCCCCGCCATGGCCGCCGGTGATGTAAATGGAGACGGTCTGGACGATATTTTTATAGGCGGCGCCATGCATTACAAAGGCCGTTTCCTTATGCAGCAAACGAATGGAAAGTTCCAGGTTTCGGATCTCCTTCCAGGCGTGGAAGGCATTACGAAGGAAACCGAAGATATGGGCGTCCTGCTTTTTGACGCTGATAATGATAAAGATCTCGATCTGTGCATTGTAAGCGGCAGTTACGAGATCCGCGCCGACACTCCGGGGCTCAAAACATTGTTTTATATAAATGATGGGAAAGGCAAATTCAGTCTTGATACAGCCGCATTGCCGCAATTTCTGGTAAACGGTTCCTGCATAAAGGCAGTGGATTATGACAAAGACGGTGATCTGGACCTTTTTATTGGCGGTAGAGTAGAATCGGGAGCCTATCCCAAGCCGGTTTCCAGCCATATTCTCCGGAATGATACGCAAAGCAGCACCATTAAATTCTCAGATGTAACCAAGGCGATCGTGCCGGAACTGGTTAACCTCGGCCTTGTCTGCGATGCCTTATGGACCGATTATGACAATGATGGCTGGGTGGATTTGCTTGTGGCAGGAGAGTGGATGCCGCTGACCTTTTTTAAAAATGATAAGGGCAAATTCAAAATAACGCCATCTGGACTTGAAGATAAAAAAGGTTGGTGGGGAAGTCTGACAGCGGGTGATTTTGACAATGATGGTGACATGGACTACATGGCCGGAAACCTCGGTATTAATTCACTGGCGCGCGCTTCAGAAAAGCAGCCTGTGAACATGTACGCCAAAGATTTTAACAATGATGGGTATTTTGACGCGATCCCGACCGTATTCTACAAAGCGGACGACAACACATACAAAGAGTTCCCTTACAACACCCGCGACGACATGGGCAAGCAAATTATCCAGGTCCGTCAGCGTTTTCAGGAGTATAACAAGTTCGCGCAAGTTGGCCTGACGGATATCTTGAAGCCCGAAGAGTTGAAAGATGCGCTGCATGTCAGCGCTACCTGGATGAAAAGCAGCTATATAGAAAACCTGGGCAATGGCAAGTTTGCTGTGCACGAATTGCCAGTCCAGGCACAAGTTGCGCCTATCTTTGGAATGATCGCCGATGATTTTGATCAGGATGGAAACCTGGACGTGTTACTCACAGGAAATGATTATGGCTCCGAAGTTTCCGTGGGGCGATATGATGCATTTTATGGCCTGGTGTTGAAAGGCAATGGTAAGGGGGCATTCAAGCCTACAACGCTGGCGCAAAGCGGATATGCTTCAATGGGTAATGCAAAAGGATTGGTTAAGCTGGCTTCTTCCGGTAACAACTGGATTACGGCCACTTCCCAGAACCGGGATTCGGTCCGTTTCCATCAGATCCGGAAAGAGGCGGCAAAGTTTCCACTCATGCCAACCGAGACAACTGTATTGTTGAAACTTAAAGGCGGAAAAACCAGGCGCGAGGAACTGGGTTATGGTTCTTCGTTTTTATCGCAATCTTCGCACATGTTGTTTTTACCAGCTTATGCCGAGCAGGCAATCGCCATCGATTCCAAAGGATCACAACGGAAATTGAAATAA
- a CDS encoding RagB/SusD family nutrient uptake outer membrane protein has translation MKNQISKKGGLALLLVIMLIGYSCKETFLDIPATGQLDEAQLSTKKGIEGVLVSVYGQLNGRANRMASASNWVWGSIRGGDANKGTDPGDFSDINPIQRFEYQTTQGVILDKWKGNYEGVARANLVIKLLGVAQADVTEDDKKRIGGEARFLRAHYYFELKRGFNNVPFVDETKDYGTGIEAVPNTVELWPLIEADMKNAYESLPETQTAAGRANKWAAAAYLAKIYMYQKKFTEAKALYDLIIANGKTTNGKKFGLVPKFQDAFKASNDNNSESVFAIQAAANTGSVNNANPEFDLNWPYNTGPNGPGNCCSFFQPSFELGNSFRTDAAGLPLLDGSYNAAGKELKTDMGLKSSDPFTPDAGPVDPRLDHSIGRRGLPFLDWIDHPGNDWIRNQPNAGPYTPKKYAYYKSDIGSLQDNSSWTPGYTAINVNIIRYADVLLMAAEAEIEVGSLEKAREYVNLVRTRAANPESFVKRANGAAAANYVISTYKTAFASKDAARTAVRFERKLELSGEGHRFFDLVRWEIADSAINAYLTYEGKKLSGALGGTKFTVKKNEFLPVPQEQVDLLGKDVLVQNPGY, from the coding sequence ATGAAAAATCAAATTTCGAAAAAAGGAGGGTTGGCGCTGTTATTGGTGATTATGCTGATCGGCTACTCCTGTAAAGAAACTTTCCTCGATATTCCGGCAACCGGCCAGCTCGATGAAGCGCAGCTTTCGACCAAAAAAGGGATTGAAGGCGTGCTCGTATCCGTGTACGGCCAGCTGAACGGGCGTGCAAACCGTATGGCGAGCGCCAGTAACTGGGTGTGGGGAAGTATTCGCGGAGGCGACGCCAACAAAGGAACGGATCCAGGGGATTTCAGTGATATCAACCCGATCCAGCGCTTTGAATATCAGACCACGCAAGGTGTGATCCTGGATAAATGGAAAGGTAACTACGAAGGTGTAGCCCGCGCTAACCTGGTGATCAAGCTGCTCGGCGTTGCGCAGGCAGACGTTACAGAAGACGACAAGAAAAGAATCGGCGGTGAGGCTCGCTTTTTGAGAGCACATTACTATTTCGAACTGAAACGCGGCTTTAACAATGTTCCTTTTGTTGACGAAACAAAAGACTACGGCACAGGCATTGAGGCAGTTCCTAACACTGTTGAGCTTTGGCCTTTGATTGAAGCAGACATGAAAAATGCCTATGAAAGCCTCCCTGAAACGCAAACTGCGGCAGGTCGGGCTAACAAATGGGCTGCTGCTGCTTATCTGGCCAAGATCTATATGTACCAAAAGAAGTTTACCGAAGCAAAGGCCCTTTACGACCTGATCATTGCCAATGGTAAAACAACAAATGGTAAAAAATTCGGTCTGGTTCCTAAATTCCAGGATGCATTTAAAGCTTCAAATGATAACAATTCCGAATCGGTTTTTGCGATTCAAGCTGCGGCTAATACGGGAAGCGTAAACAATGCAAACCCTGAATTTGACCTTAACTGGCCTTATAACACGGGTCCGAATGGTCCGGGTAACTGCTGTAGTTTCTTCCAGCCAAGCTTTGAGCTGGGTAACTCTTTCCGTACGGATGCAGCAGGACTTCCTTTGCTGGATGGTTCTTACAATGCAGCTGGCAAAGAATTGAAAACGGATATGGGCCTTAAATCCTCTGATCCGTTTACGCCGGATGCAGGTCCTGTTGATCCACGTCTTGATCACTCAATCGGTCGTCGCGGTCTTCCATTCCTTGACTGGATCGATCACCCAGGTAACGACTGGATTCGTAACCAACCGAATGCAGGACCTTATACGCCTAAGAAATATGCTTACTACAAGTCAGACATTGGCTCATTGCAAGATAACAGCTCATGGACACCTGGTTACACAGCGATCAACGTGAACATTATCCGCTATGCTGACGTGCTTTTAATGGCAGCAGAAGCTGAAATCGAAGTAGGATCCTTGGAAAAAGCGAGAGAGTATGTAAACCTTGTCCGCACACGTGCTGCGAATCCGGAAAGTTTCGTAAAACGTGCCAATGGCGCAGCTGCTGCCAACTATGTGATCAGCACTTACAAAACCGCATTCGCAAGCAAGGATGCAGCCCGCACCGCAGTTCGTTTCGAAAGAAAACTTGAACTTTCAGGTGAAGGTCATCGCTTTTTTGACCTTGTACGCTGGGAAATTGCAGACTCTGCAATCAATGCTTACCTTACTTATGAAGGTAAAAAACTAAGCGGAGCTTTGGGTGGAACGAAATTCACAGTGAAGAAAAATGAGTTTCTTCCAGTTCCTCAGGAGCAAGTTGACTTGTTGGGTAAAGACGTTCTTGTACAAAACCCAGGTTATTAA